Proteins from one Solenopsis invicta isolate M01_SB chromosome 11, UNIL_Sinv_3.0, whole genome shotgun sequence genomic window:
- the LOC105196963 gene encoding uncharacterized protein LOC105196963 translates to MSHSVTIRTQTVTSSSSTIVINTGYLKTWSGILKLLQVALGIVCVGIVGHEFINVYRTTAELFFLLITTTFMISTFILLLSCLTSFSTASILSKTIHELIYHSIAFGLLLAASLTLMVHINNYRRYNYELLLGASICGLVNAGLYLFSTIIALRTYRGI, encoded by the exons ATGTCCCACTCAGTGACGATTAGAACGCAAACAGTAACGAGCAGCTCGTCGACGATTGTTATTAACACTGGTTACTTAAAAACTTGGAGCGGTATTTTAAAATTGCTGCAAGTG GCCCTGGGCATAGTTTGCGTAGGAATCGTTGGTCACGAATTTATTAACGTTTATCGAACTACCGCAGAGCTATTCTTCCTTCTCATAACGACTACTTTTATGATTAGTACTTTCATCCTTCTTCTCAGTTGTCTGACGTCTTTTTCTACTGCATCTATTCTATCTAAAACTATCCAT gaaCTCATTTATCATTCCATTGCATTTGGATTGTTACTTGCCGCCTCGTTGACGCTCATGGTGCACATCAATAACTATAGGAGATATAACTATGAGCTGTTATTAGGCGCTTCC atttgcGGTCTGGTGAACGCGGGTTTGTATCTCTTCAGCACAATCATTGCCCTTCGTACTTATAGAGGGATCTAA